The Virgibacillus sp. MSP4-1 genome has a segment encoding these proteins:
- the recN gene encoding DNA repair protein RecN, with amino-acid sequence MLAELSIKDFAIIDEIKIDFRDGLTVLTGETGAGKSIIIDAIQLLAGGRGSVEFVRHGSKKAEIEGLFFLDSEEHSAYRKAEEFGVEMDEEGMLVLNRTITASGKSICRVNGKLVTLAILREFGQTLIDIHSQHETQSLMDTEKHLALLDLYGQKEIMHAKQEYKEIYEEYKKLKRRYRELSENEQEIAQRLDLLKFQQQELEEAELTLDEDVQLEQERNTLQNYERIYQNISDAYHALYGEQKALDWLALTMSSLENIKEFDEDLGTKASDISNHYYTMEELSFDLRNKLEEMEYNPERLNEIEGRLNEINRLKRKYGQSVEEILNYAAKIDEEIEQLENKDVHLSKLEQDLENKGRDVLLAAEQLHELRKKAAEKLKEAILAELKDLYLEKADFDVHFSVQEGSASDPEWKGRKVKLHENGLDKVQFLISTNVGEPLKEVHKIASGGELSRIMLAIKKNFARHQGVTSVIFDEVDTGVSGRVAQAIAEKIYSISNSSQVLCISHLPQVASMADIHLLIEKEIRKDRTITKVNELNHKDKINEIGRMISGTELTETTKEHAEELISLANDLK; translated from the coding sequence GTGTTAGCAGAATTATCGATAAAAGATTTTGCCATTATTGATGAAATTAAAATTGATTTTAGAGATGGATTAACCGTATTAACTGGGGAAACGGGTGCCGGAAAATCTATTATTATTGATGCCATCCAGCTTCTTGCAGGTGGCAGGGGCTCTGTGGAATTTGTCCGCCATGGTTCCAAAAAAGCTGAAATTGAAGGGCTGTTTTTTCTGGATTCAGAGGAACATTCCGCCTACCGGAAAGCAGAAGAGTTTGGAGTCGAAATGGACGAAGAGGGGATGCTTGTCTTAAATCGTACCATTACAGCTTCCGGTAAAAGCATCTGCCGTGTAAATGGAAAACTGGTTACCCTTGCTATTTTGCGTGAGTTTGGACAAACCTTAATTGATATCCATAGCCAGCATGAAACTCAATCCTTAATGGATACTGAAAAACATTTGGCATTATTAGATTTATACGGTCAGAAGGAAATTATGCATGCCAAACAGGAATATAAGGAAATCTATGAAGAGTACAAAAAATTAAAACGCAGATACCGTGAACTAAGTGAAAATGAACAGGAAATTGCTCAGAGACTGGACTTGCTTAAATTCCAGCAACAGGAGCTGGAAGAGGCAGAATTAACCCTTGATGAAGATGTGCAGCTCGAACAGGAGCGAAACACCCTGCAAAATTATGAGAGGATTTATCAAAATATATCTGATGCCTATCACGCCCTGTACGGGGAACAAAAGGCATTGGATTGGCTGGCTCTTACCATGTCCTCCCTGGAAAATATTAAAGAATTTGATGAGGATCTGGGAACGAAAGCCAGTGACATTTCTAATCATTATTATACAATGGAAGAGCTTTCCTTTGATTTGCGTAACAAGTTAGAGGAAATGGAATACAACCCGGAAAGGCTGAATGAAATCGAAGGACGATTAAATGAAATCAACCGTCTGAAGCGTAAATACGGCCAATCTGTAGAAGAAATACTGAATTATGCAGCTAAGATTGATGAGGAAATTGAGCAATTAGAAAACAAGGACGTCCATTTAAGTAAGTTAGAGCAGGACCTTGAAAATAAGGGACGTGACGTATTACTGGCTGCAGAACAGCTTCATGAACTAAGAAAGAAAGCAGCAGAAAAATTAAAGGAAGCCATTCTTGCAGAGCTAAAGGACCTGTATTTGGAAAAAGCCGATTTTGATGTGCATTTTTCAGTACAGGAAGGCTCGGCATCTGATCCGGAATGGAAAGGGCGAAAAGTCAAGCTGCACGAAAATGGACTTGATAAAGTTCAGTTTTTAATCAGTACAAATGTTGGCGAGCCGCTCAAAGAGGTTCACAAAATTGCTTCCGGTGGAGAGCTTTCCAGAATTATGCTTGCAATTAAAAAGAACTTTGCCCGGCATCAGGGTGTGACCAGTGTGATTTTTGATGAAGTAGACACAGGTGTAAGTGGCAGAGTCGCACAGGCAATTGCAGAAAAGATTTATTCCATATCAAACAGCTCTCAGGTATTATGTATTTCTCATCTTCCTCAAGTAGCCTCTATGGCAGATATTCATTTATTAATCGAAAAAGAAATAAGGAAGGATCGTACCATTACAAAAGTTAATGAGCTTAATCATAAGGATAAAATTAATGAAATCGGCCGCATGATTTCAGGTACTGAGCTGACAGAAACCACAAAAGAGCACGCCGAAGAACTTATAAGCCTCGCTAATGATTTGAAATAG
- the ahrC gene encoding transcriptional regulator AhrC/ArgR, translating into MNKGQRHIKIREIITENEIETQDELVDELKSLGLNVTQATVSRDIKELHLVKVPSANGKYKYSLPADQRFNPLNKLRRLMMDAFVKIDKAGHFIVLKTLPGNAHAIGALIDNLEWEEIMGTICGDDTCLIICRSADQIDNIEAQLLDML; encoded by the coding sequence ATGAACAAGGGACAAAGGCATATAAAAATTCGTGAAATTATAACCGAAAATGAAATTGAAACTCAGGATGAATTAGTCGATGAGCTGAAAAGTCTGGGTTTAAATGTTACACAGGCAACAGTATCCCGTGATATAAAGGAACTTCATCTCGTGAAAGTACCCTCAGCCAATGGAAAATATAAATACAGTCTGCCAGCCGACCAGCGCTTTAATCCATTAAATAAGTTAAGACGGCTAATGATGGATGCCTTTGTTAAGATCGATAAGGCTGGACACTTTATTGTGCTTAAAACGTTACCCGGGAATGCCCATGCGATTGGGGCACTTATTGATAACTTAGAATGGGAAGAAATTATGGGGACCATATGCGGAGATGATACTTGTCTGATTATCTGCCGTTCAGCGGATCAAATCGATAACATTGAAGCCCAGCTTTTAGATATGCTTTAA
- a CDS encoding TlyA family RNA methyltransferase translates to MKKTRLDVLLVDRGYFETREKAKRTIMAGLVFSEQVRLDKPGMKVETEIPIVIKGKTHNYVSRGGLKLEKALKAFELTVKEKQMIDIGSSTGGFTDCALQNGAKLSYAIDVGQNQLDWKLRNDDRVIVMEKTNFRYVKPEHLTSGRPNFATIDVSFISLRVILPVLKELLLDESDIVALVKPQFEAGREQVGKKGIIKDPVVHKEVITNMIEFSVKEGYTVENLTFSPITGGEGNVEFLLHLKWDQQDGSIKDTIDIEQTIKDAHQELRK, encoded by the coding sequence ATGAAGAAAACGAGACTAGATGTACTTTTAGTGGATAGAGGCTATTTTGAAACAAGAGAAAAGGCTAAACGTACAATTATGGCGGGTTTAGTCTTTTCCGAGCAAGTTAGATTGGACAAGCCAGGTATGAAGGTTGAGACTGAAATCCCCATTGTAATTAAAGGGAAAACTCATAATTATGTAAGTCGTGGCGGATTGAAGCTGGAAAAAGCCTTAAAAGCTTTTGAATTAACCGTGAAGGAAAAACAGATGATTGATATTGGATCGTCTACGGGTGGCTTTACGGATTGCGCACTGCAAAATGGAGCAAAACTAAGCTATGCCATCGATGTTGGACAGAATCAACTGGACTGGAAATTGAGAAATGATGACCGGGTTATAGTTATGGAAAAAACGAACTTCAGGTATGTAAAGCCTGAGCATCTGACTTCCGGTCGTCCCAACTTCGCTACGATTGATGTATCGTTTATTTCTCTGCGTGTGATTTTACCTGTTTTAAAAGAGCTTTTACTTGACGAGAGTGATATCGTTGCTCTTGTAAAACCCCAATTTGAAGCTGGAAGGGAGCAAGTGGGAAAGAAAGGAATTATTAAAGATCCCGTCGTTCATAAAGAGGTTATCACGAACATGATTGAGTTTAGTGTGAAGGAAGGCTATACAGTAGAAAATTTGACCTTTTCGCCAATTACAGGCGGCGAAGGAAATGTTGAATTCTTACTTCACCTTAAGTGGGATCAGCAGGACGGAAGCATTAAGGATACCATTGATATCGAACAGACTATCAAAGATGCACATCAGGAATTGCGAAAGTAA
- the dxs gene encoding 1-deoxy-D-xylulose-5-phosphate synthase, producing MDLNFIKDPAFLKQYSIEQLESFADEIREFLIQTLSKTGGHLGPNLGVVELTLALHKEFNSPEDKFIWDVGHQSYIHKILTGRTNQFNTLKKYKGLSGFPKRMESEHDHWETGHSSTSLSAAMGMAIARDLKGQDHYVVPVIGDGALTGGMALEALNHIGHEKKNLTVILNDNEMSIAPNVGALHNVLGRLRSANKYHWFKDELESFMKRIPAFGGKLAQTAEHLKDGMKSFILPGMFFEELGFTYYGPVDGHNFENLIENIRYAKKTEGPVIVHVITKKGKGYHPAEQDKVGTWHGVGPYKIESGESLKKKGKGPAWSQVISDALSKIARNNKKVVAITPAMTVGSKLENFKKEFPDRLYDVGIAEQHATTLSGGLATQGMKPFLSIYSTFLQRGYDQVVHDVCRQNLNVVFGIDRAGLVGADGETHQGVFDISFMRHIPNMVVMMPKDENEAQHMVYTAIDYNEGPIAIRYPRGNAKGIEVDETLTSIPIGSWEILREGHDGVILTFGTTIDMALNASEQLEQSGMSIRVVNARFIKPLDEKMLREIFSENIPVLTLEEHVLQGGFGSAVLEFAEERNLLGKICMKRMGIPDQFIEHGSVNELWDEIGLTTNEVVNSLKELIPNKLGLEQG from the coding sequence ATGGATCTGAACTTTATTAAAGATCCTGCTTTTTTAAAACAATATTCAATTGAACAATTGGAATCATTTGCAGATGAGATCAGGGAGTTTTTAATTCAAACTCTGTCAAAAACAGGAGGGCATTTAGGGCCTAATCTTGGTGTAGTCGAATTAACCCTGGCCCTTCATAAAGAATTCAACAGTCCAGAGGATAAATTTATCTGGGATGTCGGGCATCAGTCGTATATACATAAGATACTCACAGGCAGAACGAATCAGTTTAATACTCTGAAAAAATATAAAGGGTTGTCTGGTTTTCCTAAACGTATGGAAAGTGAACATGATCATTGGGAAACAGGGCATAGTTCCACTTCACTGTCAGCGGCAATGGGTATGGCAATTGCCCGGGATTTAAAGGGACAGGACCATTATGTGGTTCCTGTAATCGGTGATGGTGCGTTAACTGGTGGTATGGCTCTTGAAGCTCTCAACCATATCGGACATGAAAAGAAGAATCTGACTGTCATTTTAAATGATAATGAAATGTCTATTGCACCAAATGTTGGTGCTCTGCACAATGTGCTTGGTCGTTTGCGCAGTGCCAATAAATACCACTGGTTTAAAGATGAGCTGGAGAGCTTCATGAAAAGAATTCCTGCATTTGGCGGAAAACTCGCTCAAACAGCCGAGCACCTTAAAGATGGTATGAAATCTTTTATTCTGCCCGGTATGTTTTTTGAAGAGTTAGGCTTTACTTATTATGGACCCGTGGACGGTCATAATTTTGAAAACCTGATTGAAAATATTCGTTATGCGAAAAAAACAGAAGGTCCTGTCATTGTCCATGTGATTACCAAGAAGGGGAAAGGTTATCATCCTGCTGAACAGGATAAGGTTGGAACCTGGCACGGGGTAGGACCATATAAGATTGAATCCGGTGAATCATTAAAGAAAAAAGGAAAAGGCCCTGCATGGAGTCAGGTGATCAGTGATGCCTTAAGCAAAATTGCCCGTAACAATAAAAAGGTTGTGGCGATTACTCCCGCCATGACAGTAGGATCTAAGCTTGAAAACTTCAAAAAGGAATTTCCGGATCGCCTATATGATGTCGGAATTGCAGAACAGCATGCCACCACACTTTCCGGCGGATTGGCCACACAGGGTATGAAGCCTTTTCTATCCATTTATTCGACCTTCCTGCAACGAGGGTATGATCAGGTGGTCCATGATGTTTGCAGACAAAACTTAAATGTAGTTTTTGGAATTGACCGGGCTGGATTAGTTGGAGCTGACGGTGAAACCCATCAGGGAGTTTTTGATATATCCTTTATGCGTCATATACCGAATATGGTTGTTATGATGCCAAAGGATGAAAATGAAGCCCAGCATATGGTCTATACCGCAATTGACTATAATGAAGGTCCTATCGCTATTCGTTACCCAAGAGGGAATGCAAAAGGGATCGAGGTTGACGAAACATTGACATCCATTCCTATTGGCTCCTGGGAAATACTAAGGGAAGGCCATGATGGTGTCATTTTAACCTTTGGAACGACCATTGATATGGCATTAAACGCAAGTGAGCAGCTGGAGCAATCCGGAATGAGCATAAGAGTAGTCAATGCCCGCTTTATTAAGCCTTTAGATGAAAAAATGCTAAGAGAGATTTTTTCAGAAAATATCCCGGTATTAACTCTCGAGGAACATGTGCTTCAGGGAGGGTTCGGCAGCGCTGTGCTTGAATTTGCTGAAGAGAGAAATTTATTAGGAAAGATATGCATGAAAAGAATGGGAATTCCTGACCAATTTATTGAACATGGAAGTGTCAATGAATTGTGGGATGAAATTGGCTTAACAACAAATGAAGTGGTAAACTCTTTAAAGGAATTAATCCCAAATAAGTTAGGACTTGAGCAAGGATGA